The Fimbriimonas ginsengisoli Gsoil 348 genome window below encodes:
- a CDS encoding ankyrin repeat domain-containing protein, which translates to MKGHFEDKGLVGVYDAVGGIEAFRRISKRFHHKVESDSKLMELFPKNMVALEERLALFLTERTGGEAVYTGARGKTSMICRHAHLAIGSEEATRWLAHMKAALEEEGVSDAISTQLLSNLTELAATLADPLVHLYGLPIAALREKLEEDPSLAKLNDHGRNLICAAAISWDVPRLRLLLEFGAEIETSDTGGHNPLYRVANGSGNEADGRAALELLIAHGANVNQVTGVGGMTPLHMSARRGTVAIAEALLEAGANIEARDSNGETPLRRAVNCGKEDVVRLLVAHGADPLSRDRFGRTVVEAARSERLRNLLQG; encoded by the coding sequence GTGAAGGGGCATTTTGAGGATAAGGGGTTGGTGGGCGTTTATGATGCGGTGGGCGGCATCGAGGCGTTCAGGCGGATCTCTAAGCGGTTCCATCACAAGGTCGAATCCGACTCGAAGCTGATGGAGCTTTTCCCTAAGAACATGGTCGCCTTGGAAGAGCGGTTGGCGCTTTTCTTGACCGAACGGACCGGTGGGGAAGCGGTTTATACGGGCGCACGGGGCAAGACCAGCATGATTTGCCGGCATGCCCACCTTGCCATCGGATCGGAGGAGGCAACTCGGTGGTTGGCGCACATGAAGGCCGCACTTGAAGAGGAAGGGGTCAGCGACGCAATTTCGACCCAACTGCTGTCGAACCTGACCGAGCTCGCCGCAACGTTGGCCGATCCGCTGGTTCATTTATACGGCCTCCCCATCGCCGCCTTGCGCGAGAAACTAGAGGAAGATCCATCGCTAGCAAAGTTGAATGACCATGGCCGGAATCTGATCTGCGCGGCCGCGATCTCCTGGGATGTTCCCCGCCTTCGCTTGCTGCTGGAGTTCGGCGCCGAAATAGAAACGAGTGATACGGGCGGACACAATCCCCTCTATCGAGTTGCCAACGGTAGCGGCAACGAGGCGGACGGGCGGGCGGCGCTGGAGTTGTTGATTGCTCACGGTGCGAACGTGAATCAGGTCACCGGCGTAGGCGGCATGACTCCGCTCCACATGTCGGCCCGGCGAGGAACCGTGGCCATCGCGGAGGCCCTGTTGGAAGCGGGAGCAAATATCGAAGCCCGAGACTCGAACGGAGAGACTCCGCTGCGCCGGGCCGTGAATTGCGGAAAAGAGGACGTGGTCCGGCTTCTCGTCGCCCATGGCGCGGATCCTCTAAGCCGAGACCGCTTCGGCCGCACCGTAGTCGAGGCCGCCCGCTCCGAACGCCTTCGGAACCTTCTCCAAGGTTGA
- a CDS encoding BTAD domain-containing putative transcriptional regulator: MSTTWRIRQFGSVAIEGPAFDAGRSTLFSTQRSAKILSLLALVRNGQMRREDLADALWPDDFYDATRLRLRKELSRLRQALGPAADALEGDSDTIGLKLSAFTTDLQLLRRSLELTQGDSSREVRLREAAEAADGPFLPGWEDPWVVAERHAAEGLKCQVLVALAQILLDKGSPEEALSTIGFVIENDPGQEAARLVAVRAHAALGTPASAVTEFQSMKRAMRKQNVGSPSVEAEALFTQVQEGSLKPFETPRLPTLTAPLDRFFGRLDEMVTIAKHLAPDGDGRLMSLVGPGGMGKTRLSREAALGLSGAYRGNVAFVSLAGSPSPESAAATLLAQLGWQGAATAEPAAVVAASLPPGPCLLVMDNLEHLMPQSAELVRQLLEACPSLRILATSRQSLRIAGERILALGPLGEEAGAMLADLARWERPELQNDPDLAELARRLDGIPLALRLAAPRLRLLGPRALLERLGDRFRLLQGGANDLPERHRSLRAAFDGSFEALGDRERRALIQMSPFRGGWTLSQVERVLPRDDALEAMEALVDASFVSVDDRGSTMRFTMLETVREYVTSREETGEARIAFVRAMASEISELLPDTLTPRRLSLLETLDAESDNLHLAVELGIQNDPDSVQKILSRLWIYDTTRGRHAELERLYRDFDLVCPLTELDAAAEFGKGMALAGLNRMRQATESFAKAAKDYQLSGDFANAALVEAMRLVTARHVLRTPFDDVLVQLQPLAAQAGEVPAVAGRFAMLEGDLLFFGGRLQEAASRIDEAIAIAEALGDEVGLVAAVHYRGFVSIELGEHAATKRSLVRIAPTVDRLSDPRRRGVQQELLGKAAIGLGFLPEALANFQQARAEWSRLRNAYQLADQDNSIARTLLALGRADEAKAAAHEAFRAWSSYDDFRGISTSLHTLAAIRLEQRDLIGAGKALSSARGLAKEQGIEFSHLESAYLDGLTRRVDSTPGTTDDLGALFDS; the protein is encoded by the coding sequence ATGTCAACGACGTGGCGGATCCGGCAGTTTGGGTCCGTCGCGATCGAAGGACCGGCGTTCGACGCGGGGAGGAGCACCCTCTTTAGCACGCAACGCTCAGCGAAAATCCTCTCCCTTCTCGCCCTAGTGCGCAACGGCCAAATGCGTCGCGAGGATCTTGCCGACGCCCTGTGGCCAGATGACTTTTACGATGCGACTCGATTGCGGCTTCGAAAGGAACTTTCGCGGCTACGGCAAGCCTTAGGGCCAGCGGCAGACGCCCTCGAGGGCGATTCGGACACGATCGGCCTCAAACTCTCTGCGTTTACGACCGACCTCCAACTTCTTCGTCGGAGCCTCGAACTAACTCAAGGCGACTCTTCGAGAGAGGTTCGCCTGCGTGAAGCGGCCGAGGCGGCCGATGGCCCATTCCTTCCGGGTTGGGAAGACCCCTGGGTGGTTGCGGAGCGCCACGCCGCCGAGGGTCTGAAATGCCAAGTATTGGTGGCGCTCGCACAAATTCTCCTCGATAAAGGCAGTCCGGAGGAGGCGTTGTCGACGATCGGCTTCGTGATCGAGAACGATCCGGGCCAGGAGGCAGCGCGGCTCGTCGCGGTTCGAGCCCATGCCGCACTTGGCACTCCGGCCAGCGCGGTGACGGAGTTCCAAAGCATGAAGCGGGCCATGCGCAAACAGAACGTTGGCTCGCCTTCGGTAGAGGCGGAGGCGCTGTTCACGCAGGTTCAGGAAGGAAGTTTGAAGCCGTTCGAAACGCCGCGGCTACCCACCCTGACTGCCCCCCTCGATCGCTTTTTCGGTCGGCTCGACGAAATGGTGACGATTGCAAAGCACCTCGCTCCAGATGGGGACGGGCGGCTCATGAGCCTTGTTGGTCCTGGAGGGATGGGGAAGACACGGCTTTCCCGCGAAGCGGCCTTAGGCCTGAGCGGCGCGTATCGAGGCAACGTCGCCTTCGTCTCCCTCGCGGGTTCGCCATCGCCAGAGTCCGCGGCCGCGACGCTGCTGGCTCAATTGGGTTGGCAGGGGGCCGCGACCGCGGAGCCGGCCGCGGTCGTCGCCGCGTCGCTACCTCCAGGCCCTTGTCTCCTCGTGATGGACAACCTGGAGCACCTGATGCCCCAATCCGCTGAATTAGTGCGGCAACTCTTGGAAGCGTGCCCTTCGCTTAGAATCCTTGCCACGTCGCGGCAGTCGCTTCGCATCGCGGGCGAGCGAATCCTTGCCCTCGGGCCCCTGGGCGAAGAAGCCGGCGCCATGCTCGCGGACCTTGCTCGCTGGGAGCGTCCGGAACTTCAAAACGACCCCGACCTTGCCGAGCTCGCGCGTAGGCTGGACGGCATCCCGCTCGCTCTCCGCTTGGCGGCTCCCCGGTTGCGCCTGCTCGGGCCAAGAGCATTGCTCGAGCGCCTTGGAGATCGATTCAGGCTGCTGCAAGGCGGAGCCAACGACCTGCCAGAGCGTCATCGATCGCTTCGGGCCGCCTTCGATGGCAGCTTCGAGGCATTGGGGGACCGTGAGCGAAGGGCTCTGATTCAGATGTCCCCCTTCCGAGGCGGCTGGACCTTAAGCCAAGTCGAGCGCGTTTTGCCTCGGGACGACGCGCTGGAGGCGATGGAAGCGCTGGTAGATGCCTCGTTCGTGTCGGTCGACGATCGCGGATCGACCATGCGATTCACGATGTTAGAAACTGTGCGCGAATACGTAACGTCGCGCGAGGAGACCGGCGAAGCCCGGATCGCCTTTGTCCGAGCGATGGCGTCCGAAATCAGCGAGCTTTTGCCCGACACGCTAACTCCCCGCCGACTATCGTTGCTCGAAACTCTGGATGCCGAGTCCGACAATCTGCACCTTGCCGTCGAACTCGGGATTCAGAACGATCCGGATTCGGTGCAGAAGATTCTCTCGCGGCTATGGATCTACGACACCACCCGGGGTCGACACGCCGAGCTAGAGCGCCTCTATCGAGACTTCGACCTCGTGTGTCCCTTAACGGAACTTGATGCGGCGGCGGAATTTGGCAAGGGGATGGCTCTGGCGGGGCTCAACCGGATGCGGCAGGCGACGGAGTCGTTCGCAAAGGCCGCCAAAGACTACCAATTGAGTGGAGACTTTGCCAACGCGGCGCTCGTTGAAGCGATGCGCCTGGTCACGGCTCGCCACGTCCTGCGGACCCCCTTCGACGATGTGCTTGTCCAACTCCAGCCTCTGGCGGCGCAAGCGGGTGAGGTTCCCGCGGTCGCCGGCCGATTTGCCATGCTCGAGGGGGATCTGCTGTTTTTCGGCGGACGGCTTCAGGAGGCGGCGTCCCGAATTGACGAGGCGATCGCCATCGCCGAGGCGTTGGGGGACGAAGTGGGCTTGGTGGCCGCCGTCCACTATCGAGGCTTCGTCTCAATTGAGCTGGGCGAGCACGCCGCCACCAAGCGTTCGCTGGTACGTATTGCGCCAACCGTCGATCGTCTCAGCGACCCACGTCGGAGGGGAGTTCAGCAGGAGCTTTTAGGTAAGGCAGCGATAGGATTGGGCTTCCTCCCCGAAGCGCTCGCGAATTTCCAGCAGGCCCGTGCCGAGTGGTCGCGACTTAGGAACGCCTACCAATTGGCGGACCAAGACAACTCCATTGCGCGGACGCTGCTCGCTCTCGGCCGGGCTGACGAGGCAAAGGCGGCCGCCCACGAGGCATTCCGGGCATGGAGCTCGTACGACGATTTCCGCGGCATATCGACCTCCCTCCACACCCTGGCAGCCATTCGACTCGAACAGAGGGATCTCATCGGCGCCGGCAAGGCTCTATCCTCTGCCCGAGGGCTGGCCAAGGAGCAAGGAATCGAATTTTCCCACCTCGAATCCGCTTATCTCGACGGTCTCACCCGGCGCGTCGACTCCACTCCTGGCACGACCGACGATCTAGGAGCGCTCTTCGATAGCTAG